One genomic window of Channa argus isolate prfri chromosome 5, Channa argus male v1.0, whole genome shotgun sequence includes the following:
- the rap1gapb gene encoding rap1 GTPase-activating protein 1 isoform X6, giving the protein MIERMQGCRMDEQRCSLPPPLKTEEDYIPYPSVHEVLGRSSPFPLILLPQFGGYWIEGTNHEPKDPPESDQPPCPTSHIKLETNSTAKIYRKHFMGKEHFNYYTMDAALGHLVFSMKYDVIGDQEHLRLMLRTKLKTYHDVIPISCLTEFPNVVQMAKLVCEDVNVDRFYPVLYPKASRLIVTFDEHVISNNFKFGVIYQKFGQTSEEELFGNMEESPAFVDFLEFLGQKIELYDFKGFRGGLDVSHGQTGTESVYTSFHNKEIMFHVSTKLPYTEGDSQQLQRKRHIGNDIVAIVFQEENTPFVPDMIQSNFLHAYVVVQVENACTDNVTYKVSVTARDDVPFFGPALPDPAIFKKGLEFREFLFTKLINAEYACYKAEKFAKLEERTRSALLETLYEELHLNSQSMMGLGGDEDKLENGGGGGGGGFFESFKRVIRSRSQSMDAMGLSNKKSHTVSTSHSGSFTHNPAESPKTPGISLLVPGKSPSKYGRRGSAIGIGTIEESLIIPGKSPTRKKSGPFSSRRSSAIGIENIQEVQERSREVSPCTQRTPDSTHMSQENKSENSSNHSSPEFAAAKNSLAMCCRAASIPEAQDLSRSSSNASSFASVVEEHEAEEEYDTGLDSVTPLKRDSFGFGSEQEYSSISHGSFPAATRLQQQQDGVKTAEPKGTDSRSKTERPQQEHKFL; this is encoded by the exons ATGATCGAGAGGATGCAG GGTTGCAGAATGGATGAACAAAGATGCTCCCTCCCGCCACCCCTTAAA ACAGAAGAGGACTACATTCCTTATCCCAGCGTCCATGAG GTTCTTGGTCGCAGTAGCCCTTTTCCACTCATCCTGCTGCCTCAGTTTGGAGGGTACTGGATCGAGGGGACCAATCATGAACCTAAAGACCCTCCGGAATCCGATCAACCTCCTTGTCCTACCTCTCATATCAAGCTGGAGACAAACAGCACCGCCAAGATCTACAGGAAGCATTTCATGGGCAAG GAACACTTTAATTATTACACGATGGATGCTGCCCTTGGCCATTTGGTCTTTTCCATGAAGTACGATGTCATTGGGGATCAAGAGCATCTGCGCTTGATGCTTCG CACAAAGCTAAAAACCTACCATGATGTTATTCCCATTTCCTGCCTTACTGAATTTCCCAATGTGGTTCAGATGGCCAAG ctTGTTTGTGAAGACGTAAATGTGGATCGGTTTTACCCTGTCCTCTACCCGAAG GCATCAAGGCTCATTGTCACTTTTGATGAGCATGTGATCAGCAACAACTTTAAGTTTGGAGTTATTTATCAGAAGTTTGGCCAG ACGTCAGAGGAGGAGCTGTTTGGCAATATGGAAGAAAGTCCAGCCTTTGTTGATTTCCTGGAGTTTCTGGGCCAGAAGATTGAGCTCTATGACTTCAAAGG gtTTCGAGGAGGACTCGATGTCTCTCATGGGCAGACAGGCACAGAATCTGTCTACACAAGTTTTCATAACAAGGAGATTATGTTCCATGTGTCCACCAAGCTGCCTTACACAGAGGGAGACTCACAGCAG CTGCAGAGGAAGAGGCACATAGGCAATGACATTGTAGCCATCGTGTTCCAGGAGGAGAACACGCCCTTTGTACCAGACATGATCCAATCCAACTTCTTGCATGCGTACGTGGTGGTGCAGGTGGAGAATGCGTGCACGGACAATGTGACGTACAAG GTGTCTGTGACAGCAAGAGATGATGTTCCTTTCTTTGGACCTGCTCTCCCTGACCCTGCCATCTTCAAAAAG GGCCTGGAGTTCCGCGAGTTCCTTTTCACCAAGCTCATTAATGCAGAGTATGCCTGTTACAAGGCTGAGAAGTTTGCCAAGCTGGAG GAACGGACACGGTCAGCCCTGTTGGAGACCCTGTATGAGGAGCTGCACCTCAACAGTCAGTCCATGATGGGTCTGGGTGGAGACGAAGACAAGCTGGAGAATGggggcggaggaggaggagggggcttCTTTGAGTCTTTTAAG CGGGTCATCCGCAGCAGAAGCCAGTCTATGGATGCCATGGGCCTCAGTAACAAGAAGTCACACACAGTCTCCACTAGTCACAGTGGCAGCTTTACCCACAATCCCGCAGAGAGCCCCAAAACCCCAGGGATT TCATTGCTTGTCCCAGGAAAAAGTCCCAGTAAATATGGACGCCGAGGCAGTGCCATAGGGATAGGAACAATAGAAGag TCATTAATCATTCCTGGGAAAAGCCCAACTAGGAAAAAGTCTGGGCCCTTCAGCTCGCGACGCAGCAGTGCCATTGGCATCGAGAACATCCAGGAGGTCCAAGAGAGGAG CCGGGAGGTGTCACCCTGCACCCAGAGAACGCCTGACAGCACCCACATGTCGCAGGAAAACAAATCCGAAAACTCCTCCAATCACAGTTCACCAGAGTTTGCTGCCGCCAAGAACAG TCTTGCAATGTGTTGCAGGGCAGCGTCCATCCCTGAGGCTCAGGACCTTTCCCGCTCCTCTTCCAATGCCAGCAGCTTTGCCAGCGTTGTTGAGGAGCACGAGGCTGAGGAGGAGTATGACACTGGACTG GACAGTGTTACGCCACTCAAAAGAGACTCATTTGGCTTTGGTTCTGAGCAGGAGTACAGCAGCATCAGTCATGGAAGCTTTCCAG CAGCGACTCgtcttcagcagcagcaggacggAGTGAAGACAGCGGAGCCAAAAGGGACAGACAGCCGCTCTAAGACAGAGCGCCCCCAGCAGGAGCACAAGTTCTTATAG
- the rap1gapb gene encoding rap1 GTPase-activating protein 1 isoform X5, whose amino-acid sequence MRKQDGRIPHVFDEVEASRVRSHPPFPLTPFSKTSDLFAMIERMQGCRMDEQRCSLPPPLKTEEDYIPYPSVHEVLGRSSPFPLILLPQFGGYWIEGTNHEPKDPPESDQPPCPTSHIKLETNSTAKIYRKHFMGKEHFNYYTMDAALGHLVFSMKYDVIGDQEHLRLMLRTKLKTYHDVIPISCLTEFPNVVQMAKLVCEDVNVDRFYPVLYPKASRLIVTFDEHVISNNFKFGVIYQKFGQTSEEELFGNMEESPAFVDFLEFLGQKIELYDFKGFRGGLDVSHGQTGTESVYTSFHNKEIMFHVSTKLPYTEGDSQQLQRKRHIGNDIVAIVFQEENTPFVPDMIQSNFLHAYVVVQVENACTDNVTYKVSVTARDDVPFFGPALPDPAIFKKGLEFREFLFTKLINAEYACYKAEKFAKLEERTRSALLETLYEELHLNSQSMMGLGGDEDKLENGGGGGGGGFFESFKRVIRSRSQSMDAMGLSNKKSHTVSTSHSGSFTHNPAESPKTPGISLIIPGKSPTRKKSGPFSSRRSSAIGIENIQEVQERSREVSPCTQRTPDSTHMSQENKSENSSNHSSPEFAAAKNSLAMCCRAASIPEAQDLSRSSSNASSFASVVEEHEAEEEYDTGLDSVTPLKRDSFGFGSEQEYSSISHGSFPAATRLQQQQDGVKTAEPKGTDSRSKTERPQQEHKFL is encoded by the exons GAAACAAGACGGAAGAATTCCTCATGTCTTCGATGAAGTAGAGGCATCAAGAGTACGCTCCCACCCTCCATTTCCTCTTACACCATTTTCAAAG ACCTCGGACCTGTTTGCCATGATCGAGAGGATGCAG GGTTGCAGAATGGATGAACAAAGATGCTCCCTCCCGCCACCCCTTAAA ACAGAAGAGGACTACATTCCTTATCCCAGCGTCCATGAG GTTCTTGGTCGCAGTAGCCCTTTTCCACTCATCCTGCTGCCTCAGTTTGGAGGGTACTGGATCGAGGGGACCAATCATGAACCTAAAGACCCTCCGGAATCCGATCAACCTCCTTGTCCTACCTCTCATATCAAGCTGGAGACAAACAGCACCGCCAAGATCTACAGGAAGCATTTCATGGGCAAG GAACACTTTAATTATTACACGATGGATGCTGCCCTTGGCCATTTGGTCTTTTCCATGAAGTACGATGTCATTGGGGATCAAGAGCATCTGCGCTTGATGCTTCG CACAAAGCTAAAAACCTACCATGATGTTATTCCCATTTCCTGCCTTACTGAATTTCCCAATGTGGTTCAGATGGCCAAG ctTGTTTGTGAAGACGTAAATGTGGATCGGTTTTACCCTGTCCTCTACCCGAAG GCATCAAGGCTCATTGTCACTTTTGATGAGCATGTGATCAGCAACAACTTTAAGTTTGGAGTTATTTATCAGAAGTTTGGCCAG ACGTCAGAGGAGGAGCTGTTTGGCAATATGGAAGAAAGTCCAGCCTTTGTTGATTTCCTGGAGTTTCTGGGCCAGAAGATTGAGCTCTATGACTTCAAAGG gtTTCGAGGAGGACTCGATGTCTCTCATGGGCAGACAGGCACAGAATCTGTCTACACAAGTTTTCATAACAAGGAGATTATGTTCCATGTGTCCACCAAGCTGCCTTACACAGAGGGAGACTCACAGCAG CTGCAGAGGAAGAGGCACATAGGCAATGACATTGTAGCCATCGTGTTCCAGGAGGAGAACACGCCCTTTGTACCAGACATGATCCAATCCAACTTCTTGCATGCGTACGTGGTGGTGCAGGTGGAGAATGCGTGCACGGACAATGTGACGTACAAG GTGTCTGTGACAGCAAGAGATGATGTTCCTTTCTTTGGACCTGCTCTCCCTGACCCTGCCATCTTCAAAAAG GGCCTGGAGTTCCGCGAGTTCCTTTTCACCAAGCTCATTAATGCAGAGTATGCCTGTTACAAGGCTGAGAAGTTTGCCAAGCTGGAG GAACGGACACGGTCAGCCCTGTTGGAGACCCTGTATGAGGAGCTGCACCTCAACAGTCAGTCCATGATGGGTCTGGGTGGAGACGAAGACAAGCTGGAGAATGggggcggaggaggaggagggggcttCTTTGAGTCTTTTAAG CGGGTCATCCGCAGCAGAAGCCAGTCTATGGATGCCATGGGCCTCAGTAACAAGAAGTCACACACAGTCTCCACTAGTCACAGTGGCAGCTTTACCCACAATCCCGCAGAGAGCCCCAAAACCCCAGGGATT TCATTAATCATTCCTGGGAAAAGCCCAACTAGGAAAAAGTCTGGGCCCTTCAGCTCGCGACGCAGCAGTGCCATTGGCATCGAGAACATCCAGGAGGTCCAAGAGAGGAG CCGGGAGGTGTCACCCTGCACCCAGAGAACGCCTGACAGCACCCACATGTCGCAGGAAAACAAATCCGAAAACTCCTCCAATCACAGTTCACCAGAGTTTGCTGCCGCCAAGAACAG TCTTGCAATGTGTTGCAGGGCAGCGTCCATCCCTGAGGCTCAGGACCTTTCCCGCTCCTCTTCCAATGCCAGCAGCTTTGCCAGCGTTGTTGAGGAGCACGAGGCTGAGGAGGAGTATGACACTGGACTG GACAGTGTTACGCCACTCAAAAGAGACTCATTTGGCTTTGGTTCTGAGCAGGAGTACAGCAGCATCAGTCATGGAAGCTTTCCAG CAGCGACTCgtcttcagcagcagcaggacggAGTGAAGACAGCGGAGCCAAAAGGGACAGACAGCCGCTCTAAGACAGAGCGCCCCCAGCAGGAGCACAAGTTCTTATAG
- the rap1gapb gene encoding rap1 GTPase-activating protein 1 isoform X8 codes for MDEQRCSLPPPLKTEEDYIPYPSVHEVLGRSSPFPLILLPQFGGYWIEGTNHEPKDPPESDQPPCPTSHIKLETNSTAKIYRKHFMGKEHFNYYTMDAALGHLVFSMKYDVIGDQEHLRLMLRTKLKTYHDVIPISCLTEFPNVVQMAKLVCEDVNVDRFYPVLYPKASRLIVTFDEHVISNNFKFGVIYQKFGQTSEEELFGNMEESPAFVDFLEFLGQKIELYDFKGFRGGLDVSHGQTGTESVYTSFHNKEIMFHVSTKLPYTEGDSQQLQRKRHIGNDIVAIVFQEENTPFVPDMIQSNFLHAYVVVQVENACTDNVTYKVSVTARDDVPFFGPALPDPAIFKKGLEFREFLFTKLINAEYACYKAEKFAKLEERTRSALLETLYEELHLNSQSMMGLGGDEDKLENGGGGGGGGFFESFKRVIRSRSQSMDAMGLSNKKSHTVSTSHSGSFTHNPAESPKTPGISLLVPGKSPSKYGRRGSAIGIGTIEESLIIPGKSPTRKKSGPFSSRRSSAIGIENIQEVQERSREVSPCTQRTPDSTHMSQENKSENSSNHSSPEFAAAKNSLAMCCRAASIPEAQDLSRSSSNASSFASVVEEHEAEEEYDTGLDSVTPLKRDSFGFGSEQEYSSISHGSFPAATRLQQQQDGVKTAEPKGTDSRSKTERPQQEHKFL; via the exons ATGGATGAACAAAGATGCTCCCTCCCGCCACCCCTTAAA ACAGAAGAGGACTACATTCCTTATCCCAGCGTCCATGAG GTTCTTGGTCGCAGTAGCCCTTTTCCACTCATCCTGCTGCCTCAGTTTGGAGGGTACTGGATCGAGGGGACCAATCATGAACCTAAAGACCCTCCGGAATCCGATCAACCTCCTTGTCCTACCTCTCATATCAAGCTGGAGACAAACAGCACCGCCAAGATCTACAGGAAGCATTTCATGGGCAAG GAACACTTTAATTATTACACGATGGATGCTGCCCTTGGCCATTTGGTCTTTTCCATGAAGTACGATGTCATTGGGGATCAAGAGCATCTGCGCTTGATGCTTCG CACAAAGCTAAAAACCTACCATGATGTTATTCCCATTTCCTGCCTTACTGAATTTCCCAATGTGGTTCAGATGGCCAAG ctTGTTTGTGAAGACGTAAATGTGGATCGGTTTTACCCTGTCCTCTACCCGAAG GCATCAAGGCTCATTGTCACTTTTGATGAGCATGTGATCAGCAACAACTTTAAGTTTGGAGTTATTTATCAGAAGTTTGGCCAG ACGTCAGAGGAGGAGCTGTTTGGCAATATGGAAGAAAGTCCAGCCTTTGTTGATTTCCTGGAGTTTCTGGGCCAGAAGATTGAGCTCTATGACTTCAAAGG gtTTCGAGGAGGACTCGATGTCTCTCATGGGCAGACAGGCACAGAATCTGTCTACACAAGTTTTCATAACAAGGAGATTATGTTCCATGTGTCCACCAAGCTGCCTTACACAGAGGGAGACTCACAGCAG CTGCAGAGGAAGAGGCACATAGGCAATGACATTGTAGCCATCGTGTTCCAGGAGGAGAACACGCCCTTTGTACCAGACATGATCCAATCCAACTTCTTGCATGCGTACGTGGTGGTGCAGGTGGAGAATGCGTGCACGGACAATGTGACGTACAAG GTGTCTGTGACAGCAAGAGATGATGTTCCTTTCTTTGGACCTGCTCTCCCTGACCCTGCCATCTTCAAAAAG GGCCTGGAGTTCCGCGAGTTCCTTTTCACCAAGCTCATTAATGCAGAGTATGCCTGTTACAAGGCTGAGAAGTTTGCCAAGCTGGAG GAACGGACACGGTCAGCCCTGTTGGAGACCCTGTATGAGGAGCTGCACCTCAACAGTCAGTCCATGATGGGTCTGGGTGGAGACGAAGACAAGCTGGAGAATGggggcggaggaggaggagggggcttCTTTGAGTCTTTTAAG CGGGTCATCCGCAGCAGAAGCCAGTCTATGGATGCCATGGGCCTCAGTAACAAGAAGTCACACACAGTCTCCACTAGTCACAGTGGCAGCTTTACCCACAATCCCGCAGAGAGCCCCAAAACCCCAGGGATT TCATTGCTTGTCCCAGGAAAAAGTCCCAGTAAATATGGACGCCGAGGCAGTGCCATAGGGATAGGAACAATAGAAGag TCATTAATCATTCCTGGGAAAAGCCCAACTAGGAAAAAGTCTGGGCCCTTCAGCTCGCGACGCAGCAGTGCCATTGGCATCGAGAACATCCAGGAGGTCCAAGAGAGGAG CCGGGAGGTGTCACCCTGCACCCAGAGAACGCCTGACAGCACCCACATGTCGCAGGAAAACAAATCCGAAAACTCCTCCAATCACAGTTCACCAGAGTTTGCTGCCGCCAAGAACAG TCTTGCAATGTGTTGCAGGGCAGCGTCCATCCCTGAGGCTCAGGACCTTTCCCGCTCCTCTTCCAATGCCAGCAGCTTTGCCAGCGTTGTTGAGGAGCACGAGGCTGAGGAGGAGTATGACACTGGACTG GACAGTGTTACGCCACTCAAAAGAGACTCATTTGGCTTTGGTTCTGAGCAGGAGTACAGCAGCATCAGTCATGGAAGCTTTCCAG CAGCGACTCgtcttcagcagcagcaggacggAGTGAAGACAGCGGAGCCAAAAGGGACAGACAGCCGCTCTAAGACAGAGCGCCCCCAGCAGGAGCACAAGTTCTTATAG
- the rap1gapb gene encoding rap1 GTPase-activating protein 1 isoform X2 — protein sequence MMTEHRMAKSALQGGLLNRTPGKPFPKRRCLSDTSDLFAMIERMQGCRMDEQRCSLPPPLKTEEDYIPYPSVHEVLGRSSPFPLILLPQFGGYWIEGTNHEPKDPPESDQPPCPTSHIKLETNSTAKIYRKHFMGKEHFNYYTMDAALGHLVFSMKYDVIGDQEHLRLMLRTKLKTYHDVIPISCLTEFPNVVQMAKLVCEDVNVDRFYPVLYPKASRLIVTFDEHVISNNFKFGVIYQKFGQTSEEELFGNMEESPAFVDFLEFLGQKIELYDFKGFRGGLDVSHGQTGTESVYTSFHNKEIMFHVSTKLPYTEGDSQQLQRKRHIGNDIVAIVFQEENTPFVPDMIQSNFLHAYVVVQVENACTDNVTYKVSVTARDDVPFFGPALPDPAIFKKGLEFREFLFTKLINAEYACYKAEKFAKLEERTRSALLETLYEELHLNSQSMMGLGGDEDKLENGGGGGGGGFFESFKRVIRSRSQSMDAMGLSNKKSHTVSTSHSGSFTHNPAESPKTPGISLLVPGKSPSKYGRRGSAIGIGTIEESLIIPGKSPTRKKSGPFSSRRSSAIGIENIQEVQERSREVSPCTQRTPDSTHMSQENKSENSSNHSSPEFAAAKNSLAMCCRAASIPEAQDLSRSSSNASSFASVVEEHEAEEEYDTGLDSVTPLKRDSFGFGSEQEYSSISHGSFPAATRLQQQQDGVKTAEPKGTDSRSKTERPQQEHKFL from the exons ATGATGACTGAGCATAGGATGGCCAAGAGTGCCTTACAGGGTGGGCTGCTTAACAGAACCCCTGGTAAGCCTTTCCCCAAGAGACGGTGCCTCAGTGAT ACCTCGGACCTGTTTGCCATGATCGAGAGGATGCAG GGTTGCAGAATGGATGAACAAAGATGCTCCCTCCCGCCACCCCTTAAA ACAGAAGAGGACTACATTCCTTATCCCAGCGTCCATGAG GTTCTTGGTCGCAGTAGCCCTTTTCCACTCATCCTGCTGCCTCAGTTTGGAGGGTACTGGATCGAGGGGACCAATCATGAACCTAAAGACCCTCCGGAATCCGATCAACCTCCTTGTCCTACCTCTCATATCAAGCTGGAGACAAACAGCACCGCCAAGATCTACAGGAAGCATTTCATGGGCAAG GAACACTTTAATTATTACACGATGGATGCTGCCCTTGGCCATTTGGTCTTTTCCATGAAGTACGATGTCATTGGGGATCAAGAGCATCTGCGCTTGATGCTTCG CACAAAGCTAAAAACCTACCATGATGTTATTCCCATTTCCTGCCTTACTGAATTTCCCAATGTGGTTCAGATGGCCAAG ctTGTTTGTGAAGACGTAAATGTGGATCGGTTTTACCCTGTCCTCTACCCGAAG GCATCAAGGCTCATTGTCACTTTTGATGAGCATGTGATCAGCAACAACTTTAAGTTTGGAGTTATTTATCAGAAGTTTGGCCAG ACGTCAGAGGAGGAGCTGTTTGGCAATATGGAAGAAAGTCCAGCCTTTGTTGATTTCCTGGAGTTTCTGGGCCAGAAGATTGAGCTCTATGACTTCAAAGG gtTTCGAGGAGGACTCGATGTCTCTCATGGGCAGACAGGCACAGAATCTGTCTACACAAGTTTTCATAACAAGGAGATTATGTTCCATGTGTCCACCAAGCTGCCTTACACAGAGGGAGACTCACAGCAG CTGCAGAGGAAGAGGCACATAGGCAATGACATTGTAGCCATCGTGTTCCAGGAGGAGAACACGCCCTTTGTACCAGACATGATCCAATCCAACTTCTTGCATGCGTACGTGGTGGTGCAGGTGGAGAATGCGTGCACGGACAATGTGACGTACAAG GTGTCTGTGACAGCAAGAGATGATGTTCCTTTCTTTGGACCTGCTCTCCCTGACCCTGCCATCTTCAAAAAG GGCCTGGAGTTCCGCGAGTTCCTTTTCACCAAGCTCATTAATGCAGAGTATGCCTGTTACAAGGCTGAGAAGTTTGCCAAGCTGGAG GAACGGACACGGTCAGCCCTGTTGGAGACCCTGTATGAGGAGCTGCACCTCAACAGTCAGTCCATGATGGGTCTGGGTGGAGACGAAGACAAGCTGGAGAATGggggcggaggaggaggagggggcttCTTTGAGTCTTTTAAG CGGGTCATCCGCAGCAGAAGCCAGTCTATGGATGCCATGGGCCTCAGTAACAAGAAGTCACACACAGTCTCCACTAGTCACAGTGGCAGCTTTACCCACAATCCCGCAGAGAGCCCCAAAACCCCAGGGATT TCATTGCTTGTCCCAGGAAAAAGTCCCAGTAAATATGGACGCCGAGGCAGTGCCATAGGGATAGGAACAATAGAAGag TCATTAATCATTCCTGGGAAAAGCCCAACTAGGAAAAAGTCTGGGCCCTTCAGCTCGCGACGCAGCAGTGCCATTGGCATCGAGAACATCCAGGAGGTCCAAGAGAGGAG CCGGGAGGTGTCACCCTGCACCCAGAGAACGCCTGACAGCACCCACATGTCGCAGGAAAACAAATCCGAAAACTCCTCCAATCACAGTTCACCAGAGTTTGCTGCCGCCAAGAACAG TCTTGCAATGTGTTGCAGGGCAGCGTCCATCCCTGAGGCTCAGGACCTTTCCCGCTCCTCTTCCAATGCCAGCAGCTTTGCCAGCGTTGTTGAGGAGCACGAGGCTGAGGAGGAGTATGACACTGGACTG GACAGTGTTACGCCACTCAAAAGAGACTCATTTGGCTTTGGTTCTGAGCAGGAGTACAGCAGCATCAGTCATGGAAGCTTTCCAG CAGCGACTCgtcttcagcagcagcaggacggAGTGAAGACAGCGGAGCCAAAAGGGACAGACAGCCGCTCTAAGACAGAGCGCCCCCAGCAGGAGCACAAGTTCTTATAG